One stretch of Candidatus Saccharibacteria bacterium oral taxon 488 DNA includes these proteins:
- a CDS encoding ABC transporter permease — MFVAVATQLGGVQREKRYAALRLIGATKKQVTRVILLESLIASIVGVVIGLVAFWLFQAPLQNFEMGDGWCTILAG; from the coding sequence ATGTTTGTCGCGGTTGCGACCCAGCTAGGTGGCGTACAGCGTGAGAAACGCTATGCGGCATTGCGGTTGATTGGCGCCACAAAAAAGCAAGTGACACGAGTGATTCTCCTCGAGTCACTTATAGCTTCAATTGTCGGAGTTGTTATTGGTCTCGTAGCGTTTTGGCTGTTTCAGGCACCGCTACAGAATTTTGAGATGGGTGATGGGTGGTGCACGATTCTGGCCGGCTGA